A window of the Xiashengella succiniciproducens genome harbors these coding sequences:
- a CDS encoding peptide MFS transporter, translating to MGQKHPRGLYSLFFTEMWERFSYYGMRALLILYMTRQMLYGDTTAYGIYAAYTALVYATPFIGGIIADQILGYRKAIFLGGVMMAIGMFAMTIESQFFFFTGMAFIIIGNGFFKPNISSMVGKLYEPGDSRRDGGFTIFYMGINLGAFFSPLTCGLVGELFGWHYGFGLAGIGMIAGLINFSLSKKNFADDNGTPPNPALLTKSVFLGLSREMFIYIGTFVAVPLIGILLWNFNLLDHFLPPFVGLVFLALLIMSIRMTKIERERMWVIIVLAFFSITFWAFFEQAGSSITLFTDYNVNRQLFGFTLPTSIFQSVNPLFIILLAPIFSTLWIALSRRNREPNTPVKFAMGLVLLGLGFGAFVLGASLAGDNGMVSMIFLILGYMLHTSGELCLSPVGLSMVTRLAPAKLVSMIMGAWFLSIAMAQFLGGTIAKFTSTERFMETGLQYEAKAKFLGNDTFLIRTYVVNESDTLYSEPLAVTFEVAKGVGEVKVTNDTIFRVYRALKPGAEVRTGLRTPLLDPTGDLVTFDINGQAKYGSYTFENDEFVYNAYELPDSVLQAGVVDTISFRAFETEKQERVTYGEMIITISNEEVFAPVAINTALNVKVPASTAIKKSVSTINVLENFYVADGRELQLEMVSEPEGGYANFGNVMNPFVGPTKTIHIYSNVFFYLFIIALATGVVVFALSPLLNKWQHSDKEGQSE from the coding sequence ATGGGACAGAAGCATCCAAGGGGTTTGTACAGCCTGTTTTTCACTGAAATGTGGGAAAGGTTTAGCTACTATGGAATGAGGGCTCTACTTATCCTGTACATGACCAGGCAAATGTTGTATGGTGATACAACAGCTTACGGAATTTATGCTGCTTATACGGCGTTGGTTTACGCCACACCGTTTATCGGAGGTATTATAGCCGACCAGATACTTGGTTACCGAAAGGCTATTTTCCTGGGGGGCGTGATGATGGCAATCGGTATGTTTGCCATGACTATCGAGAGTCAGTTCTTCTTCTTCACCGGTATGGCTTTCATAATAATCGGTAACGGTTTCTTTAAGCCAAATATCTCTTCAATGGTTGGAAAGCTGTACGAACCAGGTGACAGCAGACGTGACGGCGGATTTACAATCTTCTACATGGGTATCAACCTTGGAGCATTCTTTTCTCCACTTACCTGCGGACTTGTTGGTGAACTCTTCGGATGGCATTATGGTTTCGGTCTTGCCGGTATCGGTATGATAGCTGGTTTGATCAACTTCTCACTTTCTAAAAAGAATTTTGCTGACGATAACGGAACTCCTCCAAATCCTGCACTGCTTACCAAGAGTGTCTTTCTGGGCCTTAGTAGGGAAATGTTTATTTACATAGGTACTTTCGTTGCTGTGCCGCTTATTGGTATCCTGCTATGGAATTTCAACCTGCTTGACCACTTCCTGCCTCCCTTTGTGGGACTGGTATTCCTGGCATTACTTATTATGTCTATCAGGATGACCAAGATCGAAAGGGAACGTATGTGGGTTATCATAGTACTTGCATTTTTCTCAATCACTTTCTGGGCATTCTTCGAACAAGCAGGTAGTTCAATCACACTGTTTACCGACTATAATGTAAACCGTCAGTTGTTTGGTTTCACACTGCCTACTTCGATATTCCAGTCTGTCAACCCATTGTTTATCATCCTGCTTGCTCCTATATTTTCAACTCTGTGGATAGCACTGTCTCGCCGCAACAGGGAGCCCAATACTCCTGTTAAGTTTGCTATGGGTCTGGTACTCCTCGGTCTTGGTTTCGGTGCATTCGTGTTGGGAGCTTCACTTGCCGGTGACAATGGTATGGTATCTATGATCTTCCTGATACTGGGTTACATGCTTCACACTTCTGGTGAACTTTGCTTGTCTCCTGTAGGACTGTCAATGGTTACTCGTCTTGCTCCTGCCAAACTGGTAAGTATGATTATGGGTGCCTGGTTCCTTTCAATAGCCATGGCTCAATTCCTTGGTGGTACTATAGCTAAGTTTACCTCTACTGAGAGGTTTATGGAAACAGGTCTGCAGTACGAGGCTAAAGCCAAATTTCTTGGAAATGACACGTTTCTGATCAGGACCTATGTGGTTAATGAAAGTGACACTCTTTACTCAGAACCACTTGCTGTTACCTTTGAGGTTGCCAAGGGTGTTGGTGAGGTAAAGGTGACAAATGATACTATCTTCAGGGTGTACCGGGCACTGAAGCCTGGTGCGGAAGTCAGGACAGGTCTGAGGACTCCGCTACTTGACCCAACAGGCGACCTTGTTACTTTTGATATCAATGGTCAGGCTAAGTACGGAAGCTATACATTTGAAAACGATGAGTTCGTTTACAATGCATACGAACTGCCTGATTCAGTATTGCAAGCCGGTGTGGTTGATACAATCAGCTTCAGAGCATTTGAAACTGAAAAGCAGGAAAGGGTTACCTATGGTGAAATGATTATCACTATTTCAAACGAGGAAGTGTTTGCGCCAGTGGCTATCAATACTGCCTTGAATGTGAAGGTTCCTGCTTCTACTGCAATCAAGAAATCAGTCAGTACTATCAATGTGCTTGAAAACTTCTATGTAGCTGATGGACGTGAGTTGCAACTTGAAATGGTTAGCGAACCGGAAGGCGGTTATGCCAATTTTGGTAATGTGATGAATCCTTTTGTGGGACCTACCAAGACCATCCATATTTACAGCAATGTATTCTTCTATCTGTTTATCATTGCTTTGGCAACTGGTGTGGTAGTGTTTGCACTGTCTCCGCTGCTAAACAAATGGCAGCACAGTGACAAGGAAGGACAAAGCGAATAA
- a CDS encoding L-threonylcarbamoyladenylate synthase, giving the protein MIKSGKDTIFASKLIKEGKLVAFPTETVYGLGANGFDAKAVARIFEAKKRPSFDPLILHISSIEELPTVFKKPISPMIMQLAEKYWPGPLTIVGPKTAKVPDIVTSGLKTVAVRMPRNKVALKMIKQAGVPVAAPSANLFGRLSPTTPEHVKEQLSTIDYLLEGGKTDIGLESTIVTVNGKTIEILRPGGISMDQLQQDFPGVNVVMSATEKHIQAPGQLRSHYSPRKPLYLHDSVPDKLPEYAALLLFEPHPIPEGAKSKIVLLSSTGDLTEAAANMFAVLHDLEDDPEVEQIYAVRVKEEGIGMAIMDRMKKAAYRYSHFVDDQGMVRDESGNLL; this is encoded by the coding sequence ATGATAAAATCAGGTAAAGACACGATTTTTGCTTCAAAACTCATCAAGGAAGGCAAGCTGGTTGCCTTCCCAACCGAAACAGTCTACGGATTAGGGGCGAACGGATTTGATGCTAAGGCTGTTGCACGGATATTTGAAGCAAAAAAACGCCCTTCTTTTGACCCACTAATCTTACACATCTCTTCGATAGAAGAACTGCCGACGGTCTTTAAAAAGCCGATCTCACCGATGATTATGCAACTGGCGGAGAAATACTGGCCGGGACCACTAACCATTGTGGGGCCTAAGACTGCCAAAGTTCCGGATATTGTTACCTCAGGACTAAAGACTGTCGCAGTCAGGATGCCAAGGAACAAAGTGGCACTGAAAATGATAAAACAGGCCGGAGTACCGGTTGCCGCTCCCAGCGCCAACCTCTTCGGACGCCTCAGTCCAACGACACCGGAGCACGTAAAGGAGCAACTAAGCACCATAGATTATCTGCTCGAGGGAGGTAAGACTGATATTGGACTTGAATCAACTATTGTAACCGTCAATGGCAAAACCATCGAGATACTTCGTCCTGGTGGTATAAGCATGGACCAGTTGCAGCAAGATTTTCCTGGTGTAAATGTTGTTATGTCCGCAACGGAGAAGCATATTCAGGCACCAGGTCAATTGCGTAGCCACTATTCACCTCGCAAGCCGCTTTATTTGCACGACAGTGTACCCGACAAACTTCCGGAATATGCTGCCCTCTTATTATTTGAACCGCATCCCATCCCTGAAGGAGCAAAATCCAAAATAGTTTTACTGTCATCCACAGGCGACCTGACCGAAGCTGCTGCAAATATGTTTGCCGTTCTGCATGATCTGGAAGATGATCCGGAAGTAGAACAGATTTATGCAGTGAGAGTAAAAGAAGAAGGAATAGGTATGGCCATTATGGACCGTATGAAGAAAGCAGCTTACCGCTACTCTCATTTTGTGGATGACCAGGGGATGGTAAGAGATGAGTCGGGCAACCTTCTTTAA
- a CDS encoding ABC transporter ATP-binding protein, whose translation MRKSFNHIKVILGYVWSSSPVWSMANGALIVVRGILPLMLLYLVKLLVDEIQFVADLPVAERDFDRIIPVLIFAGVVFLINALSASASLLVREKQSYVISDFFDKLIHNKISGLDYGYFEHPDYQSLFYRALNEASFRPSRIFYGVMGLIQNLITLTLMAGILTQVHWAVLVILLLITAPVALIRLRHSRKLFIYKRDNTRLERTVNYYNRLITAPDYAKEVRAFDLGSLFRERYLKLKDQWRQSRFALLLAQTRRESLVQVLAAIAFFAVYGMIAYRAFEGEITIGEVVLYFMALQRGYSYLQELLGRVAGLYEDSLFLDNLFEFLKLDEGRKTVATTTMKSFPAPIRKGIEFRDVSFHYPSNNKWILRNLNLTIGAGETVALVGANGAGKSTLIKLLNCLYKPVEGDITIDGVSLYDIDPKDRVANVSVIFQDFILYNVTARENIWFGKAGQPEDEALIRKAAADSGIDKVIEGFEKGYDTTLGVLFEGSRQMSPGQWQSLALARSFYNNGQIILLDEPTSSLDAFMEARLLKYIRTITRGRTSVIVSHRLSTIRMADRIIVLKDDNTVETGTYDELVANPNSHFSNMLQTLSDAIR comes from the coding sequence GTGAGAAAATCGTTTAACCACATAAAGGTAATCCTGGGATATGTCTGGAGTAGTTCTCCTGTCTGGAGTATGGCCAACGGAGCCCTTATTGTGGTACGTGGTATTCTTCCGCTGATGCTTCTCTATCTTGTCAAATTGCTTGTTGACGAGATCCAGTTTGTTGCAGACCTACCTGTGGCGGAGCGCGATTTTGACAGGATTATTCCGGTTTTGATCTTTGCCGGGGTGGTTTTCCTGATCAATGCCCTTTCAGCTTCTGCCAGTTTGCTTGTTAGAGAGAAACAGTCCTATGTTATTTCCGACTTCTTTGACAAGCTGATTCACAACAAGATTTCAGGTCTTGACTACGGATACTTTGAGCATCCCGATTACCAAAGTCTTTTCTACAGAGCCCTGAATGAAGCTTCATTCAGACCTTCCCGCATCTTTTACGGGGTAATGGGATTGATACAAAACCTGATTACCCTGACCCTGATGGCTGGTATCCTTACTCAGGTTCACTGGGCTGTTCTTGTGATACTGCTGCTTATCACTGCACCTGTAGCCCTGATAAGGCTGCGTCATTCCAGGAAGTTGTTTATTTACAAGCGGGATAACACGAGGCTGGAGCGAACTGTCAACTATTACAACCGCCTAATTACAGCACCAGATTATGCAAAAGAGGTAAGGGCCTTTGATTTGGGCTCGCTTTTCAGAGAAAGGTATCTCAAATTAAAGGATCAGTGGAGACAAAGTCGTTTTGCGCTGTTGTTAGCCCAGACCAGACGTGAGAGTCTGGTGCAGGTACTGGCTGCCATAGCCTTCTTTGCAGTGTATGGAATGATAGCCTATAGAGCCTTTGAAGGTGAGATAACCATTGGTGAGGTTGTACTCTACTTTATGGCTTTGCAGCGTGGTTATTCCTACCTGCAGGAGCTGCTTGGCAGGGTGGCCGGACTGTACGAAGATTCTTTGTTTCTCGACAACCTGTTTGAGTTTCTCAAACTCGACGAGGGGAGAAAGACTGTTGCCACGACTACGATGAAGAGCTTTCCTGCGCCTATCAGGAAGGGTATTGAATTTCGAGATGTAAGTTTTCACTACCCTTCAAATAATAAGTGGATCCTGCGTAACCTCAATCTGACGATTGGGGCAGGAGAGACCGTTGCCCTGGTGGGGGCCAACGGTGCGGGAAAATCGACGCTTATCAAACTGCTCAACTGCCTCTACAAGCCAGTAGAAGGTGATATTACCATTGATGGTGTGTCACTTTACGATATTGACCCGAAGGATAGGGTAGCCAATGTCAGTGTTATTTTTCAGGACTTTATCCTTTACAACGTCACTGCACGGGAGAATATCTGGTTTGGTAAGGCCGGCCAGCCTGAAGATGAAGCACTAATCAGGAAGGCAGCCGCAGATTCAGGTATCGACAAGGTTATTGAAGGTTTTGAGAAGGGTTATGACACAACCCTTGGCGTACTGTTTGAAGGCAGCCGTCAGATGAGTCCCGGACAGTGGCAAAGTTTAGCACTTGCCCGCTCGTTCTACAACAACGGACAGATTATACTGCTCGACGAACCTACAAGTTCGCTGGATGCCTTTATGGAGGCCAGGCTGCTTAAGTATATCCGCACGATAACCAGGGGCAGGACATCGGTAATAGTAAGTCACCGACTTTCTACTATCAGGATGGCCGACAGAATCATTGTGCTGAAGGATGACAATACAGTTGAGACCGGCACCTATGATGAGCTTGTCGCCAATCCCAACAGCCACTTCAGCAATATGCTTCAGACACTCAGCGATGCAATCAGATAA
- a CDS encoding NUDIX domain-containing protein, which yields MDRTEPNIVIRYCPRCGSPHFLPQKDHSFKCGSCEFHFFTNSAAAVAALIINEKKELLLTVRGIEPDKGMLDLPGGFVERNESAEEALIREVREELGLEIEDYRYFVSYPNEYVFSGFKVYTTDLAFICTVRDFQGMKAQDDISSFVFIKKEDVDYSKISGKSIRRMVQDFFNS from the coding sequence ATGGACAGAACCGAACCAAATATAGTGATCAGGTACTGCCCCAGGTGCGGTTCACCCCATTTCCTGCCGCAAAAGGACCATTCGTTCAAATGCGGCAGTTGTGAATTCCATTTTTTTACTAACTCTGCAGCTGCTGTTGCAGCCCTTATCATCAACGAAAAAAAAGAGCTGTTACTCACTGTCCGTGGTATCGAACCGGACAAAGGGATGCTTGACCTCCCTGGAGGTTTTGTAGAACGTAATGAGAGTGCCGAAGAAGCTCTGATCAGAGAGGTTCGCGAGGAGCTCGGTCTTGAAATCGAAGACTACAGGTATTTCGTTTCCTATCCTAACGAGTATGTATTCTCCGGCTTCAAAGTCTATACTACAGATCTCGCTTTTATCTGCACAGTACGTGATTTTCAGGGCATGAAGGCCCAGGATGATATTTCCTCTTTTGTTTTCATTAAAAAGGAAGATGTAGACTATTCGAAGATCTCCGGAAAGAGTATCAGACGGATGGTTCAGGACTTTTTCAATAGCTGA
- a CDS encoding AIR carboxylase family protein produces MSKVVIIMGSKADLEWSSKIAKTAADLGLDPVMRIASAHKVPLKCLEIIREFEKEPVVFITVAGRSNALSGFADAQTHCPVIACPPYGDKFAGADVYSSLRMPSGVAPMVVLEPDNAALAAAKIIGYHNEAIRKNVMAYQEAQRLKLEKDNNELL; encoded by the coding sequence ATGAGTAAAGTAGTAATAATAATGGGCTCCAAGGCTGACCTTGAGTGGTCGTCCAAGATTGCCAAAACTGCCGCTGATCTGGGACTTGACCCGGTGATGCGTATAGCCTCAGCGCATAAGGTTCCCCTTAAATGTCTTGAGATAATCAGGGAATTTGAAAAAGAACCGGTGGTATTTATCACTGTAGCCGGTCGCAGCAATGCGCTAAGCGGATTTGCTGATGCACAAACACACTGCCCTGTGATTGCCTGCCCACCTTATGGTGACAAGTTTGCCGGTGCTGACGTTTATTCAAGCCTGAGGATGCCTTCGGGAGTAGCTCCCATGGTTGTTCTTGAGCCCGACAACGCCGCCCTCGCAGCAGCTAAGATAATTGGATACCACAACGAAGCCATTCGCAAAAACGTGATGGCATACCAGGAAGCGCAAAGGCTCAAGCTGGAGAAAGATAACAACGAGCTTCTCTAA
- a CDS encoding YfcC family protein — protein sequence MFKKIPHTYVIVFALILIAAVATWFVPGGEYRPSEVPGEMPVFHNIESQPQTWQVFSAMFNGFERQAGIVVFILMIGGAFWIINDSKAIDAGISSFLKFTAGLDKYSFMRRLGTNNIVIVLIMLMFSIFGAVFGMSEETIAFIIILVPLAISMGYDSLTGVGMVFVASGLGFAGAILNPFTIGIAQGIAGLPLFSGIEYRMICWLVINVAGISFILHHAHKIKRNPKASSVYEEDDHWRKFVHTKEDDNKDITFKSSWYTYFAILASLVLFSVYYPQTALKIGEKSIEFWFLPALTLVFALFGFLSLRKSSAVFVLNLLGFTIIFLIVGVMGYEWYIMEIAALFFAMGVLSGAAMGKGPNDITRLFLEGAGDILSAALVVGLGGGIIIILEDGKIIHTILHSMAGGMRDLGQVATVEIMYMIQTAINIVIPSGSAKAALTMPIMAPFSDLVGLSRQATVMAYQFGDGFTNLITPTSGVLIGVLGVARIPFAKWAKWIAPLILIMIILGALLLIPTVTMKLNGF from the coding sequence ATGTTTAAAAAGATACCTCACACTTACGTTATCGTATTTGCCCTGATTCTTATTGCAGCAGTTGCTACCTGGTTTGTACCGGGTGGAGAATACCGTCCATCTGAGGTTCCCGGTGAGATGCCAGTCTTTCATAATATTGAAAGTCAACCTCAGACCTGGCAAGTCTTTTCTGCCATGTTCAATGGATTTGAGCGCCAGGCAGGTATTGTGGTCTTCATTCTGATGATTGGTGGTGCATTCTGGATAATTAACGATTCCAAAGCCATTGATGCAGGTATCAGTTCATTTTTGAAATTCACTGCCGGACTGGACAAATACTCATTTATGCGCAGGCTTGGGACCAACAATATAGTTATTGTCCTGATTATGCTTATGTTCTCAATCTTTGGAGCCGTGTTTGGCATGAGTGAGGAGACCATAGCTTTTATAATAATACTGGTGCCACTGGCCATATCAATGGGTTATGATTCACTTACCGGTGTGGGAATGGTCTTCGTGGCCTCTGGACTTGGTTTTGCTGGTGCTATCCTGAATCCCTTTACAATCGGTATAGCGCAGGGTATTGCCGGACTGCCTTTATTTTCAGGTATAGAGTATCGTATGATATGTTGGTTGGTGATTAACGTAGCAGGTATAAGCTTTATACTGCACCATGCCCATAAGATAAAGCGCAACCCTAAGGCTTCTTCTGTTTACGAGGAGGATGATCACTGGCGCAAGTTTGTTCACACCAAAGAGGACGATAACAAGGATATTACCTTTAAGTCCTCATGGTACACTTATTTTGCTATTCTTGCTTCACTTGTGCTCTTTTCAGTTTACTACCCCCAAACAGCACTCAAGATAGGAGAGAAATCAATTGAGTTTTGGTTCCTTCCTGCCCTTACTCTTGTATTCGCTCTTTTCGGCTTTCTGTCCCTACGCAAGTCTTCGGCAGTGTTTGTATTAAACCTGCTGGGCTTTACAATTATTTTCCTGATTGTAGGGGTGATGGGTTATGAATGGTATATAATGGAAATTGCAGCTCTGTTCTTTGCAATGGGTGTACTTTCGGGTGCTGCAATGGGCAAAGGTCCGAATGATATCACCAGGCTGTTTCTCGAGGGAGCTGGTGATATACTGTCGGCCGCCCTTGTGGTCGGCCTTGGTGGAGGTATTATTATTATTCTCGAAGACGGTAAGATTATTCATACTATATTGCACTCAATGGCCGGCGGAATGCGCGATCTGGGTCAGGTGGCGACCGTTGAGATTATGTATATGATACAGACTGCAATCAATATCGTTATACCTTCAGGTTCGGCCAAGGCTGCACTGACTATGCCAATTATGGCTCCTTTCAGTGACCTTGTGGGACTCTCAAGACAGGCAACTGTGATGGCTTATCAGTTTGGTGACGGTTTTACAAACCTTATCACTCCAACTTCAGGAGTATTGATCGGTGTGCTGGGAGTTGCCCGTATTCCCTTTGCCAAATGGGCAAAATGGATTGCTCCTTTGATCCTGATTATGATAATACTCGGAGCTTTGTTACTGATTCCGACAGTGACCATGAAACTAAATGGATTCTAG
- a CDS encoding DUF4831 family protein produces the protein MRMKIKPILFSLGLAALAACTSGRPLSQGTAQPVGSEEPNAHGLYYYLPTTSLQIEITAEKRIRKAGPFYRFSQRYLNITDVITEDSEEWSLVDAKVRTVGQPDKSRLFKVNTVGFPSMAALTLSKEGVLLGLNLPPHRQFSRDAEHPFGFEPSMGWGHPRGDGKATKEALTLAEVNFNDVPMSEEQLIKSSTTAMAEEVAKEIYRLREIRTEIISGELQVSGDVKVLLEEMDRLEKAYLSLFVGKEIRERVTRVIDYYPGPERSINTVLIRFSDKKGFLDKMDVSGTPVYLEVEVLDGNNTDYVALETPKSENTRGLTYINPAKARVRVIDRTVQMLSEEVFLAQYGQLLRFPADLTDGPGVGVELDPATGALRRIFNK, from the coding sequence ATGAGAATGAAGATAAAACCTATTCTTTTCTCTTTAGGTCTGGCAGCTCTGGCTGCCTGTACATCAGGACGACCCCTGAGTCAGGGCACTGCACAGCCCGTAGGTAGTGAAGAACCCAATGCTCACGGTTTGTATTATTATTTGCCAACTACCTCATTGCAGATTGAGATAACAGCTGAAAAGCGTATTCGTAAAGCCGGTCCGTTTTACAGGTTCTCTCAACGTTACCTCAATATCACTGACGTAATAACTGAGGACTCTGAAGAATGGTCGCTTGTGGATGCTAAGGTGAGGACTGTCGGACAACCCGATAAGAGCCGCCTTTTTAAAGTAAACACTGTTGGCTTCCCTTCTATGGCGGCTTTGACGCTTAGCAAAGAGGGTGTCCTACTGGGGCTTAACCTGCCTCCGCACAGGCAATTTTCTCGTGATGCTGAACATCCCTTTGGATTTGAGCCATCAATGGGTTGGGGACATCCACGTGGTGACGGAAAAGCTACTAAGGAAGCACTAACACTTGCTGAGGTAAATTTCAATGATGTGCCGATGAGTGAGGAACAGCTTATCAAGAGCAGCACTACCGCCATGGCTGAGGAAGTTGCCAAGGAGATATACCGTCTCAGGGAGATAAGAACCGAGATAATCAGCGGGGAGCTTCAGGTATCAGGTGATGTTAAGGTATTGCTTGAGGAGATGGACAGACTTGAGAAGGCTTACCTATCACTTTTTGTCGGTAAGGAAATCAGGGAACGTGTAACAAGGGTAATCGATTACTACCCCGGCCCTGAGAGGTCGATAAACACTGTGTTAATACGCTTTTCCGACAAGAAGGGCTTCCTCGACAAAATGGACGTAAGTGGTACTCCCGTTTATCTTGAGGTAGAGGTGCTGGATGGCAACAATACCGATTATGTGGCCTTGGAAACTCCAAAAAGTGAGAATACAAGGGGACTTACCTATATCAATCCTGCAAAGGCCAGAGTCAGGGTGATTGACAGGACTGTGCAAATGCTATCAGAGGAAGTATTCCTGGCTCAGTATGGACAACTACTCAGATTTCCTGCCGACCTGACAGATGGCCCCGGAGTAGGAGTGGAACTGGATCCTGCTACAGGTGCGCTTAGGAGAATATTCAACAAATAA
- a CDS encoding NAD(P)H-hydrate dehydratase has product MKIFPVKAIAEIDSYTVEHEPILSVNLMERAARRLFDTIKERYEGRRFIVLAGPGNNGGDAIATGRMLILAGYEVDIVLPKSEGLSPDTQTNRDRLQHLRQARVIELDKGGLLPEPDPSCVVLDGLFGSGLNRPLSGVFLELVRIVNSWNAEVIAIDIPSGLMGESNAGNNPEGIIRATRTYTFQFPKLSFLFPENEQFVGEWEILPIGLHQKKMAEMQTHWYLTEKEEVKAILPRRPKFAHKGNFGHDLLIAGSFGRMGAAVLAARACLKTGAGLLTVQLPNKTCHVMHCSVPEAMVSIDRSDIMFTEFPPLDPFKAVGVGPAIGCKPNCVRAFSDLLDNIGERSLVVDADAITILASEQSLLSKLPKNTVLTPHPGEFRRLVGDWNDDFHRLEKAVEFSATHKVVLVLKGAYTAVISPDGSCYFNPTGNPGMATAGSGDVLTGIILSLLGQGIAALDAARAGAYIHGLAGDMAMEEEGEAALTASDIIRYLGKAISSIQK; this is encoded by the coding sequence ATGAAGATATTCCCTGTAAAGGCCATAGCTGAGATAGATTCCTATACCGTCGAGCATGAGCCCATTCTGTCGGTCAATCTGATGGAACGTGCGGCCCGCAGGCTCTTTGATACCATCAAGGAGAGATATGAAGGGCGGAGGTTTATTGTTCTGGCAGGTCCCGGCAATAATGGGGGTGACGCTATTGCAACTGGTCGCATGTTGATACTTGCGGGCTACGAGGTCGATATTGTTCTGCCCAAATCGGAAGGGCTGTCACCTGATACACAAACCAACAGGGATCGTTTGCAGCATCTGAGACAGGCCAGAGTTATCGAACTCGACAAAGGTGGTCTTCTGCCTGAACCGGATCCTTCCTGTGTTGTGCTTGACGGTCTTTTCGGCAGCGGGCTTAACAGGCCGCTATCCGGAGTATTCCTTGAGCTGGTCAGGATAGTCAATTCATGGAATGCTGAGGTTATTGCAATCGACATTCCATCCGGACTTATGGGAGAGTCAAATGCAGGCAACAACCCCGAAGGAATTATCAGAGCTACACGTACCTATACTTTTCAGTTTCCCAAGCTAAGTTTCCTCTTCCCCGAGAACGAGCAATTCGTTGGTGAATGGGAAATACTACCCATTGGTTTGCACCAAAAGAAAATGGCAGAGATGCAGACGCACTGGTATCTTACCGAAAAGGAGGAGGTCAAGGCTATTCTACCAAGGAGACCTAAATTTGCCCACAAGGGCAACTTCGGCCATGACCTTCTTATTGCCGGAAGCTTTGGTCGTATGGGTGCCGCTGTGCTTGCCGCCAGAGCTTGTTTGAAGACAGGGGCGGGACTGCTTACTGTGCAGTTACCCAACAAGACCTGCCATGTGATGCATTGCTCCGTACCAGAAGCTATGGTTAGCATCGACCGTTCAGATATCATGTTTACCGAGTTTCCACCGCTCGATCCTTTCAAGGCAGTAGGAGTTGGACCTGCCATAGGCTGCAAGCCCAATTGCGTAAGAGCTTTTTCCGACCTGCTAGACAATATAGGAGAGCGTTCACTCGTTGTAGACGCAGATGCCATCACTATATTGGCTTCGGAACAGTCTTTGCTGTCAAAGCTTCCGAAGAACACAGTGCTGACCCCACATCCGGGTGAGTTTAGGCGTCTGGTTGGTGACTGGAACGATGACTTCCACAGACTAGAAAAAGCTGTCGAATTCAGTGCCACCCACAAGGTCGTGCTGGTTCTCAAAGGGGCTTATACAGCCGTGATATCACCCGATGGTAGTTGTTATTTCAACCCGACTGGCAATCCGGGAATGGCTACTGCAGGTAGTGGGGATGTGTTGACAGGTATCATCCTGTCACTGCTTGGTCAGGGTATTGCAGCTCTCGATGCTGCCAGAGCAGGAGCGTATATTCATGGACTTGCCGGGGATATGGCAATGGAAGAAGAGGGTGAAGCAGCTTTGACAGCATCTGATATTATCAGGTATTTAGGGAAAGCTATAAGTAGTATTCAGAAATAG
- a CDS encoding AAA family ATPase, with the protein MSERSGSKKRREEAPKLRGPVITISREYGCPAKRIARKLADTFTEKNRRLGHDAEWKWISKEIIDESARQLKLSPSVIQDISSYRTRGFFDHLAHFFSDEYYPGDVKVKNTIANFIYNAASEGNVIIVGRAAESITKDFEKALHIKLQAPIEWRAKQVAEAYGMTFSDAKREALEMDKRRLQFRNYFEKDRADTDFFDVMFNTATMTDEEIIEMILIVSETRGFVL; encoded by the coding sequence ATGAGTGAGCGAAGTGGAAGTAAAAAGCGAAGAGAAGAAGCTCCCAAACTCAGAGGTCCGGTAATTACCATTTCCAGGGAATATGGATGCCCCGCCAAACGAATAGCCAGAAAACTGGCAGACACCTTTACTGAGAAGAACCGCAGATTGGGGCATGATGCAGAATGGAAGTGGATAAGTAAGGAAATCATTGACGAATCAGCTCGTCAGTTAAAACTATCCCCCTCAGTAATTCAGGACATTTCAAGTTATCGCACCAGAGGTTTTTTCGATCACCTTGCACATTTTTTCTCAGATGAGTATTATCCCGGTGATGTAAAGGTTAAGAATACGATAGCCAACTTCATTTACAATGCTGCAAGTGAGGGCAATGTAATAATCGTAGGTCGTGCTGCTGAATCAATAACAAAGGATTTCGAGAAGGCTCTGCATATCAAGTTGCAGGCTCCTATTGAATGGAGGGCAAAACAAGTAGCAGAAGCATACGGAATGACCTTCTCTGATGCAAAAAGAGAAGCACTCGAAATGGATAAACGTAGACTACAGTTTAGAAACTATTTTGAAAAAGACAGAGCTGATACTGATTTCTTCGATGTTATGTTTAACACTGCTACCATGACTGACGAAGAAATAATAGAGATGATATTGATAGTATCTGAAACCCGGGGCTTTGTTCTTTAA